The following proteins come from a genomic window of Notamacropus eugenii isolate mMacEug1 chromosome X, mMacEug1.pri_v2, whole genome shotgun sequence:
- the RAB9B gene encoding ras-related protein Rab-9B → MSGKSLLLKVILLGDGGVGKSSLMNRYVTNKFDSQAFHTIGVEFLNRDLEVDGRFVTLQIWDTAGQERFKSLRTPFYRGADCCLLTFSVDDRQSFENLSNWQKEFIYYADVKDPDHFPFVVLGNKVDKVERQVSTEEAQAWCLEHGDYPYLETSAKDDTNVTVAFEEAVRQVLAVEEQLEHCLLGHTVDLNSSSKAGSSCC, encoded by the coding sequence ATGAGTGGGAAGTCCCTGCTCTTAAAGGTCATTCTCCTGGGGGATGGTGGAGTCGGGAAAAGCTCCCTCATGAACCGTTATGTTACCAACAAATTTGACTCTCAGGCTTTCCACACTATAGGTGTGGAATTCCTAAACCGAGATTTAGAAGTTGATGGTCGCTTTGTGACCCTCCAGATCTGGGACACTGCAGGTCAGGAGCGTTTCAAGAGCCTCCGAACACCGTTCTACAGAGGAGCAGACTGCTGCCTCTTGACCTTTAGTGTGGATGACAGGCAGAGCTTTGAAAATCTTAGCAACTGGCAGAAAGAGTTCATCTATTATGCAGATGTGAAAGACCCTGACCACTTCCCCTTTGTAGTCCTAGGGAATAAGGTAGACAAAGTGGAAAGGCAGGTGAGCACTGAAGAGGCCCAGGCCTGGTGTTTGGAGCATGGGGATTACCCCTACCTGGAAACAAGTGCCAAAGATGACACCAATGTCACAGTGGCCTTTGAAGAAGCAGTGAGGCAGGTTCTGGCAGTGGAGGAGCAGCTGGAGCATTGCTTGCTAGGCCATACTGTTGACCTAAACAGCAGCTCCAAAGCTGGATCTTCATGCTGTTAA